Proteins encoded by one window of Paenibacillus sp. DCT19:
- a CDS encoding manganese efflux pump MntP family protein, whose amino-acid sequence MWDISAHVGQLVTILIMAVALGFDAFSLGIGMGMKGIRLRDVLRISTITALFHIIMPLIGMYTGKYVSSLLGNITTYAAGGLLVLLGAHMILNAFREGETKLVNPRSLVGVTLFSLSVSIDSFSVGVSLGMFSSDLILTVLAFGVCGGLMSMMGLLLGRRVSHNLGDYGEAVGGAILLAFGLLFIF is encoded by the coding sequence ATGTGGGATATATCTGCCCATGTAGGGCAGTTAGTAACCATTTTGATTATGGCTGTGGCTCTGGGTTTCGACGCCTTCTCGCTAGGAATCGGGATGGGCATGAAAGGCATTCGTTTACGGGATGTACTGCGAATCAGTACAATCACCGCCCTGTTCCATATCATCATGCCACTGATCGGTATGTACACAGGCAAGTATGTCAGTTCATTGCTTGGCAACATCACCACGTATGCGGCGGGTGGTTTACTTGTTCTTTTAGGCGCGCATATGATTTTGAATGCGTTCCGTGAAGGAGAGACGAAGCTCGTGAATCCTCGCTCACTGGTGGGTGTGACTTTATTTTCACTAAGTGTCAGCATAGATTCGTTTTCCGTAGGGGTTTCTCTGGGGATGTTCAGTAGTGATCTGATCTTAACTGTGCTTGCTTTTGGTGTGTGCGGCGGCTTGATGTCCATGATGGGGCTGTTGCTTGGACGACGAGTGAGTCATAACCTTGGGGATTATGGTGAAGCTGTAGGTGGAGCAATCCTGCTCGCCTTTGGGTTGTTGTTTATCTTTTGA